Part of the Vigna angularis cultivar LongXiaoDou No.4 chromosome 1, ASM1680809v1, whole genome shotgun sequence genome, acaaaattaaaattcaaataaaagtgaaagatatttgtataaactaatttttgatgaaatatttttcttctctagTCTCTTTACCCATGTGAGGATAGAATTCAATAACGTTAGATTCATAGGATGAAACACATCATAAATGTTAGATAACATTATTTACTGATGTCATTgttcatttgtttctttttaagtGGTAAACGGAAGATGAATGACTTTAATAAAGTTATCAACAGAATGATTAATTAAcgaagagaagaaaatattagGAAGTGAAGCCAAATAGATAATTTTAGGGACAGTGAGAACACAGAAGATGTATTTAGAGAATAcgagggtgttagaagttgacaGAGAAAATCTACAACTTGGGAGCAAAAAGATGAAGATCCAGTTCCATaggaaggaagagaagaaggcACGTTGGTGTTGAGGGGCAACAAGATGAACCCACACGGCGGTGGCTCGAGGGCAAAAGGGGTACGCTGAAAATGCAAAATCTGCAATTTGAGGAACTGACGTACGGAGCCTCTCGTTCAATGCCAGCCATGGAAAGATCTTGCACCGATGTGGGATCTGCAGTTGCCAAGAAActgatattttctttctttcttttggcGGTGAAGAAACTGATAACAGTGCATATGATGAACAAGGACGCCCAAGAAGTGGTCGAAGGATGATCAACTTCCTCAATAAACGCATCAATTCAGGGTGAGTAAGTAGCCATGTCGTTTTCTTGTTTGTAATTTATTCCAAATCACACGTATGGTTCTCATTGCCgcaatctctctttctttacTTGGTTCTTCAATGTTCCCAATGTTTTAGAACGTTCAACCTTTTGATTAATAATTcagtaaattaaataatttcaaatgtAATAATCCTTTTGCTTCGTTCTTACATATGATAATTCGGGTTTTTGTTTGATAAGTGTTAAAAATGAGTGAACTTAAAACAATTGTATGTTTTTGGcaaccttcttttctttttttcttaattttgttcttatttgTAATACTCGGTTAGAATGATTATCCGTTATATCTTATACAAATGAAGAATATATGATCTTACAGGCTGATGATCTATACAAAGAAGATATGATTAATATCTACACACATTGATGATTTTTAGCTTTCAGTACTGGGGAGACTAAATATGAAGAAAAGCGATATCTAAAAACGATGGTttacttattaattttaaatgtagttttttttatctttcccTTCCTATCGTACCATATCAATGTAGTATCTACACTTTTATTTTCGCTTTGACTAAGTACCATATagcatttttagtttttttttttaagtatcgCTCAAACGTAACGTATCCTAAAAGCTAATCTAATTTTGATAACGGAATACTCcctttcttttctccttttcgTAATACACAAAAGGGGCAAGACGTACCCATCAGAAACTTAACGGAAGGGCATTACCACATGTTGCACTTTGTCGCAAACAGTTGAAAACTACAAATCCATTTAAAATACTCCTCCTAGTTAGAGGATTCCAAAACACACCTTCCGGAAGAAATTGATCGCAAAAGTATTCCTTTCTACTTAGGAATATTGGAACATTATTTTTGAATTCCAGAACAGAATTACGGAGGAAAACTGCCGGGGCATCACGGCTACGTCACAAGTGGCGAATTCTCACAGCGACGCTGTTAAGTTTAGGAGGTCTTTGAATCGATTCGACGAGGAACATGGATGATGCGGCGGAGGCGCTGTCAAGGCAGCACAGGACAAGGTCTTACTCATTTATTGAAATCCACTTTTTGCAGTTTTGCTCTTTCGTTGTGGTTAATTGAGGCGAAACTGTGAACTGTACAAGGTTACGCAGAGTGGGTTTCACTTAACGATTTTATTTAGTTTGTTCTTGCAGTGAATTCAATTGTGTATTGGAAGTTAGATTCGAGGCCTTATATCACGAGCTAGCTACTCCGGTGAGGTTCGAAAATGCGTTTTCGATCAGCTATAACAATTGCTATTCGATAACTTTCCGGATTGATTTTTGCAGGGAATGTGTTTTTCAGAAATCAAAACTAACTTTCTGCATATTCTAATCAGGAAGGATACTTTTGCAATAAATATCTTTCAGAAGGTGTGTTCCGGAAACCTCGAACAAGGTTATGATGaacattttaaaagttattgaCGTGCATGTAATGAAGGTACAGGAAGTAAAAGCCAGTTTTTAGCTGCACTTGACTCGTGTGCTAAAAAAGAAACATAGTGCCTAACAAAGAACATAATGTTAACGAAAGGCTGGCGGAAATGAAACTAATTTTCATCATACAAATTGCAGTAAGCAAGCTCGACGATTGCGGCAAACCAAATAAACACCAATTGGTCGTCAAAACATAATGCGGGCAAATCATATTATTTTGACCCAGAAAAGGAACAACCGAggatattaaaaaaacaaataacgTTAAATGCACAGATAAGTTAGATTAAGGGAATTAAAAGCACAAAACCTGttcaaatattaaatgcatGTTCGGCCAATGGTTTTCACACCCCAAAATTTCACATGGGGAATGTAAACAAAATTCTATCCACAAATAACCTGTTTTGAAAAATTACACACGTGTTCCACCGAAATCCTTGATTGAAACAGAAGTGTAAAAACAATTAAGTTAATATTGTGCCAACCACTATTTTACGAACTGCAAACGAAGCACTATACAGGAAAAGCATAATGGCTAACAACAGCAGAAAATTATCATTCGAGATATTAGTTGACCGTCCATTACAATCTTCAATTTAAAAACCTATCTTTTGCCATAAGCATACGCTTCAAAGCCGCAGAAAACCAGATACAGCATCATCAAGTCTTACCCACCTTCCTATTCATAAAACTGAGCGAACTTACCgcaataataatatctaaaacaATACAGGGTATATTACATTTGGTTGCTTAGTGTGTACAACATGCAGATTTTTTGAGATAAAAGGTCTCGCGATTTCCTTACACATCAACAACTTTACCAATACAAAACAACCAAGCAAGGTAACCAGAAAGTTATAGGGGTACTTCCCAAATCTAATTTACTCACATGTACAGCATGTTCAATTACGTTTACAAGAGTTAACTTTTCATGTGCATGTTTCCACTCTCAATGGCCCAAACGTCTTCTGTTTGCAAAGCGACATTCCAGCAACTGCTATTACTTTATCACACTGGTTAAATCTAATCATCAGAACGTTCAAACTTACTAAAATTTTATCCTAATTCCGAAGGGATTCATGTTTTTTGGCTGTTGTGTTATCTTCCTGTTGTGCCTCCAAGTTACACCAATTttgatatttcaaaattttgtaatgtattttaaaatattaaaattagtgtaAATACACATCATAGAAACAACACAACCTAACCAGTAAAAAAGCTGGACTAGATTCCTATTTCTTTAGCTTATTTCAGAAcatcatcaaacaaaaaaagGATAGACCTAACTACCACTAGCAGAGCAGCCTGATTATGTATGTATTCGTATGTCTCATAATAGTTCTATTTCTCAAATATTCGAACAATTGTGTCATCTGTCTGGCATCAAATTTGTTGGAAAAAGACAATCAGCAGGTGTACGAGTGTAGCTcataaatcaaagaaaataataataataagaagaagaaggttcatATTTCTTATAAGATCAACTCTTCCCAAATGAAGCATTTAACATAATACAAGTACAGATTGTATAACCATAGCTCACAAGGCATccacaaatatttattagtacCTTTCATGTGATCAGTTCCATTGTCTACACTACAACAAACCCCAAACCAGTAACTGCAGGAGAGACAGAGAAATTGGTCGTGAAAAACATGCTACCAAGTATAAAAAGTGACAGATGAGAATATTATGCCAATTacgagagaagaaaaaaatatgcaaCTGTCAGCCAATTAAATCTCCTGATCCCTCATACTTATATCATACCAAACAAACGAAATAATTTTCGTTCACAAATTTCCATCTTTCTTACACTCCTCCATCTTCCCAAATGTCATCCATTTTCATATAAGTAGCCTACtgatcttttaaaaaattattgatctAAATAACTAACTCACTACTCACATTATAGAATCAACTACACATGTAGAAAGAATTTTTGACAAGCCAattctatatatatttacatagtCATAATCCAATTTCTCTGTTTCATGTAGATATTAAAACTGTGCTAGCTTACTCTGTGGGTCTCTTGACCATAGGTGGAGGAACGGGCAGAATATAAAAGAAACTATATCAATGCAGAATGACTCACCAGTTGTTGTATACACAGTAAATGGTTGTTTTGCACAAATTACTagtacaaacaaaaattaaattaagtaccAATTTTGAAAGATTACAAGGAGTGAAGATGATGACCGGATGGTAGTTGATTGAAATCAATGGTAGACCTGTCATGTACCACTTATTTGAACCCCAAGGAAGCAGGAAGGACAAATTATTCTTTGACCGAAACTGAATCAAACCTATAAGATCAATGCACAACAATGCCATAAAAATATTCCCATACCTTGAAAAACTTGAAAACACTATTGACCTGTCTTCATACTTACATTTAACACCGGTATATTATCTGTTCCTAAAAGATGATCAATtcgaaacaaaaataaatgttcAAATGTCATGAAAAAAGCtgtatttacaattttaactcaaaaaatGGATGTAAAAGATCTCTTTCATGTGAGCATACAATTGGGTATAGGAAAAAGGAGAACCAAGCTATAACAATGACATATACCTTATTTGTGCAAAGATGTTCCATTAACAAAATGTTGCAGCcatatttaacaaattataattttgcaTAACAGATTTGTCAAATGAAGTGAAAGGCTAGAAAAAAGTAGCAACATTATAAACTACAAACACTTTTGTGCCATCCTTCATGGACCGAAACAATTTACAAGCCagttaaatgattaaaattagCTTTTGAAAAACTTTAGTGACTTATAAGCAGAGACAATGTAACATTAATATTGGTTGGTGAGGAATGGAGGAAAGGAAGATGAGAGGGACAACATATCACCTTCAAATGCCCTCCAACATTTGGGTAGATTTTATTATCCCTTGCTTCCCCCTTCTTTCCCTTACGTCGTCGCCCCTCCCTTCCCACTCATAAATCAAAGTATCATTCAAAGACGATAAAAACTATAGGAAAACCATACAGATTATGACTTGACTGATGATCATTATTACCATATAACTTCAACTAATTAATACATAGCAACAAATATCTTAAGGAAGAACAACACCAACACCAccaaatacaaatacaaatgcAATTATgtcagagagagaaagaaagacagaaaatataaacattacACATTCCAACACCACCAAAAAGTTAACATTATCagaaatttaactttttcaattAAACATGATGTTTCAAATATAGAAGTAATAGACTTTAGAGAAGAGAAACTGTACACaaaacatgaataaaataaatagaagcATAAAGGAAATAACCCGCATGATTTCACCATTTTCAATGTATTGAATTTCTATACCACCTTATGTATTCACATACCAACATGAGTACTCTACATTACCACATGCACCATAAGATCAAACGAGAAACAACTTGATTTCAAGGTGCTCAAAAACTCATAACACTAGGCCAACTAGATCTATGAAAATTAGATATCCCCTAAAATACAGACcatgatgcaaaaaaaaaacagaaaaggaCAGACCACGGGCTCAAGACCTCTCGATCATGCTGCAGGAACGTGCCAACTTAAGAGTGAGGTTGCCTCCATGCACACTCGCCTCTGTCTCAACTGGTTCACACTCATAAGGCTTCCTACACCCGGGACAACGCCCATCCTCCTCCAGAATCCTCTTGTGGCAAAAGAGGCAAAGCCTAAACCCACAAAAACAAGGCAAGAAACTGGTGTCCGTCAAATCCAGATCCTCACAGCAAATAGGACACGAGGAAGGCGTGGAGACACGAGCCCAGGGGACCCCTCCAACACTGCGGCGATCAGGGTTCGGCATACTGTGCTGCTTAGACAAATTGGGCAAACTCTGAGGGCGAAAGGCGTCATCGGCCCTCCACGCTCGGCTACTACCAGAGCCCCAAGGAACCAATCTACTACTCTCGGGTTTTGAATTCGGAGACTCTAAATTGGATCCTTCACGAGGTAAAACCACAGGGGGTGAATCAGAACAAGGAATTTCGTGCTTGTCATCGGCGGCTAAAGCATCTGCCATGGCCTCCCAATCATCCAAGCAACCATCATCCTCGTCCtcaccttcttcctcctcctcctcggTAATGTTCCCGGAACAGCACCCGCCGCTGCTTGAACTGCTGCTGCTGCTCCCGCCACTACTGCTTCCGGTGAAGTTTGTTCCCGAATCATTGCCACACAATACGCCGGCAGGACAGTTGGTAGGAGACTCCGAATCGCTGTCATGATGAATCAATTCGTCGTCTTCTTCGCCTTCGCGCCTCGTGTTAAGAGGCTCCAAGGAGTGATTGCCGTGATTTACCAACGGCGGCGGCGCGTGAACGACGCCATCGTCCACACCGTCCTTGCATCCCTTACTCTTCACCACACCTGAAACTCTCGGATACAAATCGAAAATACACACCAGAATCAAAGAGTGAATGGATCAATGGAGACAAAAGTGCGCACGTGCGCCTGTAACGTACCTTGCGAAAGCCACTGTTCGCGGCGCGCATCGATTTTATACTGCTTCAATTTTGCAGACCTGTTAGTCTGGAACACACAGGCAATTGTAATCGATGAGATTGATAAGAATGAAAAACCTAATGCATGTatcattacaaaatttaaaaacgaaaataaatcgaaccctcttcttcttcccGGGGTTCTTAGTGTTTGCGGCGGAGGGAATCGGCACGGCAGAGATTGAATCGGAAACCATGGCTACGATTCGATTACAGACTAACAAGAGATTCGCAAAAACCCTAATTTGTGAGGAAGGACGAGCAGATAGAAAATTCTAGAGAGAGAAATAAAAACTTAAGATAGAGAACAACAATGGATCACGGTAACTCCTCTGATCCTCTTGCCCTTTTTTGCAACAGAAGAGGTCCAGGTTTGAATCTTTATACCATGTTTAATTACATCACTGCCCCTTGTCATTTATTAAATTCTAACAACTGGGAGTGACAATTTTTGTGGATATTTGAAGACAAACAAGGTTATATATGTAAGAATGAATATGTGCGATGCAACACGACGTCGTTGATATAGTTGCTACGGAAGCATAAATTTAcccgatatttattattaaaataaactgtCTCTTTAATTAATTACAGCAATAATTCCCACTTGATTGTTTcttggaaaataatatatatatatatatataacttttattttttaaaactaatttaccTTAATAATAGAAgagttaattataatataaataatctcttataaaattattaaatcaatttacaGATAAGGATAGAAAGTattgtttgaaataattaagaaaaagtaCATTTCGTCGTTAAATACTCGTCTGagtagaaaaatatatattgagttATAGTTTCAATTCTGTAATTAAGTTATGACATTGGtgtcattattatttttcttgattttagTATTTAGATTATAGAAAACTCATAGCTAtgatttgattttcattttttgcatattttattctttctacTTTAATTTATTGgattatttctaatttaattttattctaatgAGTTTGAGATTTAGAATTTGTTAAGAAAGTACGCAAATTTAAGAATTATACAATTTTTGTAGACTTTATAAAATTTGGAAACTAAAATtatggaaagaaaaagaaattgaccaaAATCACGAAATAAAgatgaattaaaattacaatttaaaaagtattaagAGTATAATGGACTAATAgagataataaatataatcaaattttcatattttaaaattatattatatattttgattagaaaataaatttatgtatgcATAAACTCTGGAGGAAAGTTCGATGTTTGAGTAACATGTACAAGAACTTATGTTTGACTTTTATTGTCATAAAAGAATAATGTTTACGTATATAAAAAATGACTTAACGATAATTCATATACTAATATTTTAGTTTGACCAGTgtataattgtatataaattaaacaagcaaaaaattatttatttcaaaccacctattagtattaatattagTAGAAAAGTCATTACATTTAACAATTAGTCATCATGCTAAGTACAGTATCagtgttttttataaaaaaacattagagaataaatagtataaatacttataaaaaacaaagttaaaagttattatatattgaatatggaaaaacaataaaatcttATTGGTTGAAAGAGGTTTAAGGATATACATAATTTATGGAATGAAATGACActtgttataaaattattggAAAATTATATTCGAGAAATAATCTATTGGTTTCAATATTATGAACAATGggttaaaaaattatgaatgagTTTTGTGTGGAAATTGACCTTTTTCATAACATTTTGTAGAAAATACACAAATTTATGAACGAGTTTATATATAACGTTAAGTGTGATGATTTTCACGTGTTCATTTTCTACATGTTGTGGTCACCTTGTCATAAATTGCCAGACACatcattttgttatatatacaCAAATATATAACACCCCCATATAAAAATTGTGacaaaattatcataattatgATGTGTCTATCATATAAGTAGTTAATAACCCAAAAAAAAGGAGCAAAATTATGAGACTGTTGAACACATCAATGAGGATAATTagtcaaagaaaaataataagtcACGTTTTAAAACCAGTTTAAGTGTGATCTAAATGTATAATCACACTATAATCCAATTACtatatgaaacaaaaattgtttattgattatattttttataaaatttaaaaattttgtttaaggtgtataatatttaattgttctttccaaatattttaaagagacctataatgtaaatatatgaCAACATTTAAACATTATTGTTTAAACACTGCGTGTAACATTCTAAAATATAGCATAATACTATATCatagattaatcacatataacaatATGATAGATCAGTTCTCCAAAAGTTAGTAAAGTATGTAAcattacagttatccaaaataactataaaattaaaaattttatagaGCACCATAAGTCTAAAATCAAGACATAGGAaataaaccgaacggttctacaacTAGGTTTATACAAAATATCACATAACGAACGGTTATACAACATTATGtataaaccgatcggtttacAAAAGATAAGCTAAGTCTAATGACTGAACTGTCCTAACTAGGCTGCAGGATCCTCGCCTTCCAACGCTTGTTCCACCGAACACTCATCGTCttttgctcacatccaaaggatgatcattgcaagaggAAAAGGTAATCGGACGgacaatacaaaacaaaacaagaaagtagggtaagctaatgtaatttaattataaacacatcTATACATTTCGTACAAGTTCAAACCAtgtgagaccgaacgctacatcatgccaacaacaatacaagcaATCTTATAATAAATGAACACCACAATTCATATATAGACCGAACActatgacttgaccatccgAATTGTATCAATATGTAGCTATAGTCGTCCTTGCACTTGTGGTAGTGTAACAACTGACATCAATCAAGCTACTACCCAAGGTTAAtcctagagctgtcaaaatgggtcacaacccgcgggccaacccgacccaccacggtttcgagccgggttgggtttgaaaaatttgtatttttttatgtgggtcagatttcaatccggctcatttaaacccaactcatgcgggttgaacctgtggtgggccgggttggcccaccaacccacctacctaattttattttattaaaatttaattttaattttataaaaaagtatttattattattttttgcttgaaaaaattatttaaattatttattttcaaaattaattaaacacccatgttgggagtgaaatttgtttagatttgaattatagaaagtttgtaaaaaaatttatttaaaaaaattgtaattaagtgagccagtgagtcaacccgtttacccaccaacccgtggtgggtcggaccgggttcgaatttttttggctcgctaataaatgagccgggttgggttgggttggctcactaagtgaccaatccATGATGGATCGGGCCGGGTGGctcgttttgacagctctagttaATCCCATAATACCTACCTCGGCACCCTGAGGTGGTAGGACCTCCTGTTATTCTCACAAATGAAATATCTCTCTCTATGTGAGAATGATACTCATAGAATTTCAGGATGAATGCTAGCTTAAcaatatccatattcatactttacaattccatgaccatccatgagatattcctccttggaattctcttccacagttttgaaaacataattctcataaattaacataaacaaTCATTCATCAGTTATATTTTCACTCATAAGACAAAGAGAACCTGTGAACGTTGGAGACCGAACACCTCCACACTACCCAAAAGATAAGATCAAACGGTCCATAATAGATACATCTGAAGAAATTTCCTAACGTAATTACTGGCTGATCATTAGAGAAAAACCGACCACTAGGAGCTTAGCCCGACCTTAAGAGTTTAAAACGAACgcttaaaaacttaaaacaaatgCGTATAGCTCATACCGA contains:
- the LOC108330419 gene encoding uncharacterized protein LOC108330419, coding for MVSDSISAVPIPSAANTKNPGKKKRTNRSAKLKQYKIDARREQWLSQGVVKSKGCKDGVDDGVVHAPPPLVNHGNHSLEPLNTRREGEEDDELIHHDSDSESPTNCPAGVLCGNDSGTNFTGSSSGGSSSSSSSSGGCCSGNITEEEEEEGEDEDDGCLDDWEAMADALAADDKHEIPCSDSPPVVLPREGSNLESPNSKPESSRLVPWGSGSSRAWRADDAFRPQSLPNLSKQHSMPNPDRRSVGGVPWARVSTPSSCPICCEDLDLTDTSFLPCFCGFRLCLFCHKRILEEDGRCPGCRKPYECEPVETEASVHGGNLTLKLARSCSMIERS